Part of the Labilibaculum antarcticum genome, AAATAATCAGCGCAGTGATTGAATCATCAGTCAAATAAAAAAAGCGCTGCATAGTATGCAGCGCCTCTTTAATTAATCAAATTAATGTTATTCACTAACTGTGTTTCCTTCTAAGGTTATTTCACCTATTCTTGCCAACAATCTACCATTAACAGTTGCTCCTGTATTTAATGAAATTGATTGATCAGCCATAATAATTCCCTTAAATATTGAAGTGGTTCCAATAGTAGCTGAAGTACCCACCTGCCAAAAGATGTTTGAAGCTAAGGCTCCTCCGCTAAGAATAACCTCACGTCCGGATGTTGTATTTAGTGTAGATGCTATCTGAATAATAAATACTGCACTAGCATCTCCCTTTGCATCAAAAGTAAGGTTACCTGATGATATTTCAAGAGCACCATTTGATTTGTAAAGACCTGGTGCTAGTGTTAGTCCACCAATATTTCCTGCTAAAAGCACCATGTCAGTACTTGTTCTTCCTGCAGCATCGTTGTATGCAGTAGTTAGATCACCTTTAGCTGTTGTTAAGTTAGAAGGAGTTGGAACCGCATAATTGGATGCGAACAAATCTCCAGTCACTTGATCGGCTGCTGAAGAAGCTCCCCCAGCTGGAAGTGTTTCTGAAAACCCTGTTAGGAAAGATCCGGCAGCTGGGCTTAACCCTATATTCCCTGTAATTTCTGAGGTCGGTACATTTGAGATACCGGAACCAGCTAAAATAACATAATCGCCGGCTGATCTAAGATTAACAGCAGTTTGTACTGTTGTTTGAACCGGAATTATTATTGGATTATCAGTGTTGGTGTTGGTCGATTCATCATCGTCACAACCTACGGTTAACGCAACAACTGCCATAGCAAGCGTCGGTAAAAATTTTTTAATATTCATAAGTTTCGCTATTCATTTTTGTGAACTAATCTCACACTGCAAATGTAGATGCATTGAGTCCGGTTGTTGTTGTATAATTATAGTTTTAAGTTATAACATTCACGCTCAGAATGACATTCATCAAATCAGCACGTGTTGTGATTGTATATATGTTTGCTCTGTTGCTTCTAATTTACCCATTTCCATCACTCGACTCTCAAGCTGAGTATTTTCTATCTTCCGTTTATGGTAGTTATAGGAAAGAGTATGAATTAGCGAATAAATTGAACCTCTTGCTCTGTTAAAGCGTTGAAATTGCGCTTACATCCACTCCATTTATAAAGCTCGACTCCTTTTCCTTTATTTTGCAGCGAAAAAATGGATGTAATATTTTTTTTTCAGGTATCTAAAAGCGGTTTCGGTTTTCACAACATACTCAAAAGCCCTATGATGCATACATTTTACAGCAAGATCAAATAAATAGTTTCCCATAGAGTGGATAACAGCATTCCTGTTGCTTTTTTTATTTATAGGGAATTCCCCTCACGAAAAAAGATGAAACCCCAACACTTTACATCTCGCCTAACACCTCTACCAAAATAAAACAGGAGTCTACTTTAATACATCTACAAATGATCAGTTATTGTTTTTGCGCACAACTAAAAGATCCTTTGAGATACTTAGATTCTTTCTCTCTTTTTTATACATTTAGGACTCGTAATTGAATTTAGAACTACAATTATATATTTACTATTGCGCCTAACCAACTAACTAAAATTAAGAGTTATTTATTATGAAAAAACTTGTGCCCATCATCCTGATTTGCATTCTCATGAGTGCATGTACAGAAAAGGCAAATAATGAATTTAAAGCTGAAACAATGTTTACACCTTTTAAACCACCCATTGCATACGACAATGCAAAAGAACAAGCAGTAAAAATTCTTGATCAGATGACCATTGACGAAAAGATATCAATGATAGGCGGTCATAACGTATTTTTCACAAAAGGATTTGAAAAGTTTAATGTGCCAGCCATGTATCTCTCTGATGCAACTCAAGGAGTTAACATACGTTCTCATCTGGATGATCAGCTTGAAAAATCGGTTGCTTTCCCAAGCCCGATAGCCTTAGCAAGTACTTGGAATAAGGAGTTGGCAGGTAATTATGCAAAATCTATTGGTGAAGAGTGTAGAGCTGGTGAAATTGCAGTGCTACTTGGACCTGGAATGAACATTTACCGTATCTCACAAAATGGCAGAAACTTCGAGTACTTTGGAGAAGATCCATACCTAGCTGCTCGAATGATAGAGAATTATGTGGTTGGAATACAAGGAACGGGTACTATGGCTACTTTAAAACACTTTGTGGCCAATAATACGGACTACAAAAGAAGAACATCGAATTCAGTAGTAGATAAAAGGACCTTACACGAAATTTATTTACCAGCATTCGAAGCTGGTGTTGATGCAGGCGCTATGGCTGTTATGACATCTTATAATTTAGTAAACGGAGAATATTCCGGACAAAACAAAGATGTAATAACAGGTCTTTTACGTGAGGATTTAGGTTTTAAATGGTTGGTCATGAGTGATTGGTGGTCGGTATATGATGCCGAAAAAGTAATAAAATCGGGACTTGACCTAGATATGCCTGGGGAGCCAAGAGCTGAATATCCTGATTACATGAAGAAAGATGAATTCTTTTTACGTTATTCTGCAAAATCGCTTCTCGAAGAAGGAAAAGTAAAAGAAGAAGATATCAACAGAATGGTTACCAACATTCTTACGACAGAAATCGCAATGGGACTGCTTGAGCGCCCGATAAAAGACTCTACTTATTTTAAGAACTTCGACCAACACGTAGAAGTAGCCTTGCAAACCGGAAGAGAAAGTATTGTACTTCTTAAAAATGACAATATTTTACCTATTGATAAGACAGGTGAAATCTCGATTTTACTTACTGGCGAATATTCAGATAAAATACCCCATGGAGGAGGTGCTGCAGAGGTTGTTGGATACGACCCTGTAACAATGCTAACAGCTCTTAAAGAGGTGTATGGCAATAAGCTTACTTATATTGAAAATCCGGATAACGAAGCGATAAAAGCTGCTGATTATGTGATTTATAGCACTGGTACATTTGATTCTGAAGGATGGGACAAATCCTTTGATTTCCCAGAAGCACTTAACAAAGAAATCAAACAAATTGCTTCCTTAAACAAGAACACGATTGTTGCTGTAAACGCTGGTGGCGGGATGAACATGACAGAATGGAATGATGATGTTGCCGGTTTAATTTACAGTTGGTATCCGGGTCAAATAGGCTTTACGGCTTTTGCCGAGATAATTGCCGGTATCACTAATCCATCGGCCAAATTGCCTATTACCATTGAGAAAAAATTTGAAGATTCACCAGGATATGGGTACCTACCAGAAGGTCAAGAATTGTATACCGGTTGGGATCAGGATCACAGAATTATAGACCCAATAAACGATGTGAAGTATGACGAAGGTGTATTTGTTGGTTACCGTTGGTACGAAAGCAAAGCAATTGAACCTCTTTACGCATTTGGGTATGGCTTATCCTACACAACATATGAATACAGCAACTTACTATTAGAAAACGCATCGATAAAAGCCGGAGCAAAGCTTAACTTCAAAATTGATATTAAAAATACCGGA contains:
- a CDS encoding beta-glucosidase family protein, with amino-acid sequence MKKLVPIILICILMSACTEKANNEFKAETMFTPFKPPIAYDNAKEQAVKILDQMTIDEKISMIGGHNVFFTKGFEKFNVPAMYLSDATQGVNIRSHLDDQLEKSVAFPSPIALASTWNKELAGNYAKSIGEECRAGEIAVLLGPGMNIYRISQNGRNFEYFGEDPYLAARMIENYVVGIQGTGTMATLKHFVANNTDYKRRTSNSVVDKRTLHEIYLPAFEAGVDAGAMAVMTSYNLVNGEYSGQNKDVITGLLREDLGFKWLVMSDWWSVYDAEKVIKSGLDLDMPGEPRAEYPDYMKKDEFFLRYSAKSLLEEGKVKEEDINRMVTNILTTEIAMGLLERPIKDSTYFKNFDQHVEVALQTGRESIVLLKNDNILPIDKTGEISILLTGEYSDKIPHGGGAAEVVGYDPVTMLTALKEVYGNKLTYIENPDNEAIKAADYVIYSTGTFDSEGWDKSFDFPEALNKEIKQIASLNKNTIVAVNAGGGMNMTEWNDDVAGLIYSWYPGQIGFTAFAEIIAGITNPSAKLPITIEKKFEDSPGYGYLPEGQELYTGWDQDHRIIDPINDVKYDEGVFVGYRWYESKAIEPLYAFGYGLSYTTYEYSNLLLENASIKAGAKLNFKIDIKNTGSVDGKEIVQVYVRDVESSVARPLKELKDFQKVQLAAGDKQTLYFTLTNRDFAFWDAESEDWKVEPGQFEILVGAASNNILARAQLEITE
- a CDS encoding ice-binding family protein — protein: MNIKKFLPTLAMAVVALTVGCDDDESTNTNTDNPIIIPVQTTVQTAVNLRSAGDYVILAGSGISNVPTSEITGNIGLSPAAGSFLTGFSETLPAGGASSAADQVTGDLFASNYAVPTPSNLTTAKGDLTTAYNDAAGRTSTDMVLLAGNIGGLTLAPGLYKSNGALEISSGNLTFDAKGDASAVFIIQIASTLNTTSGREVILSGGALASNIFWQVGTSATIGTTSIFKGIIMADQSISLNTGATVNGRLLARIGEITLEGNTVSE